The segment ATACTATAGACTCCTGGTAGAATACTATCAAACAAAAATTCTCCATCTTGGTTGGAGTATTTCTGTTTTTTAAAAGTGTCTCGCTCAATTATTATAAGTGCAAATTCAATTGGCTTTTTTGTTTTGGCATCAATGATTTTGGATGCTATTTGAATAGATATAATGCTGTCGTTTTGAGAATGCAAAATGATAGTTATAAATAACAAAACAGTAGTTAATAGGTATTTGTAATAGTTCATTACTGCTTGCCAATTATTATTTCATTACTATTTCCAAAGTTTATAGTATTGCTATAGCGGTAGTCAACTATTATTGAATAAGCGGCCAATGCTTCAATTTGTTGGTTAGGTGCTTTTTGTATTGGGGGGTAGTTTATAACTTTACCTTTTGAATAAGATTGAACAACACAATAATAAGGTAACTTGGGTAAGTTAAGATGGATTTCAGTACCTTCATGGTCAATAATAACATGAGAGAATGTTTTCGCTCCATCATTTGAACTTATAATAACATGATAATACCCGGAGTCTATATTCTCTAAATAGAAATACCCGTTTGAATCTATATTGGTTTGAAACAATTTATTGTTACCATAAACAGTAACGTAAATAGAAGTAGGGTCTACACTTTTTCTATGGTAATTAACATAACCTTTTACACTATATCTAGGTATGGTATGATTTTGTGCTATTGCTAAACTACTTATAAAGATAAATAGTAAGCCAATGATATATTTAGTTTTCATAATTTAATATAGTTGCTGTTTACCAATTATTCTCTCTTCATTTATACCGGCAAGTCTAACTCCATCAAAATAGTTTACAGTTTTTTCCTGTGTAAGCTTTTTGATACTTGGACATTCACTGGTTTTAATATTTACGCTTAAAGTACTTGTTGCAATTGGATAAAAGTTTTTTAACAAATTTTGTTCTAAAGAATAGGAGATGCAAAATGCTCTAATGTCTGATTTTAAATCGATTAAAAAGTTCTTTGCAATAAATTGATTAAATACAATAAAGTGGAGGTCAATACTTTTGTTTTCATATTTAGCAATTAAATTATATGAACCGTTTTCAATTGCGGGAAGGAGAAAATTGCCATTTGAATCTGTTTTTGTTTGATAAACTTTTGAGTTGCCTGTTATAGTAACTGTAACATCTGCAATACCAACAACAGCCCCCAAACAATAATAACTACTAATTATTGTCCCCGAAACCGGATAGGTTTTATTTTGCGCTTGTAATACGGTCGCTAATAGTAAAAAAAATAATCCGATTGTATATTTAGTTTTCATAACAATAAAATTTAAATGGTTGGAAATAGCGCGCTCTATTTATTAGTCAACGGCATTTAAAATAAAGTTGTATGAAAAGATTTTAAATAAAAATCACCACTACCAAATTATGATTGATAGTGGTGATTAAATAAGATATTGCTTATAACTTATACTGTGGCTTTGTTTAGCTTGTTGTAATAAATATACGAAACAATTAAAATACCTAATATTGCCAATGGAAACAGTGCCATACCGCTAAATCCATCAACCGCACAATGGCTTATAAAAGCAAAAGTAAAGCTGAATGCAAATCCTGCATAGGCCAACTCTTTTAATTTGCGGGGAACTTGAGGAATAATTAATAATAGCGTACCTATTACTTTAAAAACAACCAACGTGTTTCCAAAATATTCAGGATAACCCAAATGGCTGATGCCTTGTTTGGCTAATTCAGTTTGCGAGGTAAGCGCAGGCATTACACCCTCAAATAAGAAGATGAAAATGGTAGTTGCCCAGTAAATAATTTTATCTTTTTTCATATGGTTATGTTGGTTTTAATTGCTTGGAAATTTGCTGATGTCCATATAGGCTACTTCCCATTGGTGCCCGTCAATGTCAGCAAAACTGTGTTGATACATCCAGCCGTGGTCTTGTGCATCCATATAAGTGCTGCCACCTGCTGCCACTGCTTTTTTTACTAAGTTTTGTACAGCTTCTTTGCTTTCAGCATCAATACATATTAATACTTCAGTGGTTTTAGTAGCATCGCTGATGGTTTTTTTAGTAAACGTACTGAAAAAATCATGGGTAATAAGCATAGCATAAATACTGTTTTCTACTATAACCATACAGGCACCTTTTTCGTCAGTAAACTGAGGATTAAAAGTAAAGCCTAGCTGAGTAAAAAAGTCGATAGAAGCCTGTAAGTTTTTTACGGGTAAGTTTATGAAAATTTTTGTTGCCATAGTTTTGTTTTAATTTGGTTAAACAAACATAGGGTTAAAAATAAA is part of the Bacteroidota bacterium genome and harbors:
- a CDS encoding carboxypeptidase regulatory-like domain-containing protein — translated: MNYYKYLLTTVLLFITIILHSQNDSIISIQIASKIIDAKTKKPIEFALIIIERDTFKKQKYSNQDGEFLFDSILPGVYSISVSFPGYTKQTYQCVQITKKNIVSFNRILLSPKVIYIDFDIIGRPKLISTDNPTHDNFNSRQIMRMPY
- a CDS encoding carboxypeptidase-like regulatory domain-containing protein encodes the protein MKTKYTIGLFFLLLATVLQAQNKTYPVSGTIISSYYCLGAVVGIADVTVTITGNSKVYQTKTDSNGNFLLPAIENGSYNLIAKYENKSIDLHFIVFNQFIAKNFLIDLKSDIRAFCISYSLEQNLLKNFYPIATSTLSVNIKTSECPSIKKLTQEKTVNYFDGVRLAGINEERIIGKQQLY
- a CDS encoding DoxX family protein, giving the protein MKKDKIIYWATTIFIFLFEGVMPALTSQTELAKQGISHLGYPEYFGNTLVVFKVIGTLLLIIPQVPRKLKELAYAGFAFSFTFAFISHCAVDGFSGMALFPLAILGILIVSYIYYNKLNKATV
- a CDS encoding VOC family protein, with the translated sequence MATKIFINLPVKNLQASIDFFTQLGFTFNPQFTDEKGACMVIVENSIYAMLITHDFFSTFTKKTISDATKTTEVLICIDAESKEAVQNLVKKAVAAGGSTYMDAQDHGWMYQHSFADIDGHQWEVAYMDISKFPSN